From the genome of Primulina eburnea isolate SZY01 chromosome 12, ASM2296580v1, whole genome shotgun sequence, one region includes:
- the LOC140806736 gene encoding uncharacterized protein translates to MDNEWMHLPSKLVPEYEEGVKKFIAQARNYAKTREVILCPCKHCKNKKYLKFNQVYDHLIIKGFDPSYTIWVFHGETYNSQSEAEGSSVGVQKKDETREVGHTIAEAKDYELDDLLKDVETPLFPVCTSYTKLSAVVTLYNYKSTNGHTDNSFNELLKILGDVLPENNTLPQTVYMMRKLLKPFDLGYEKIHACPNDYPRNLRLGLATDGCNPFGDLSYRYSCWPLILVNYNLSPLLCITKENLMLTLRIPGLKQPGNDIDVYLEPFVVDLKELWETGVEAYDAFSKSMFNLKAILMWTINDFPAYGNLAGCATKWKLGCQIYNENICSMWFKYSRKFAYLGHRRFLAPNHPFRQKKKWFNREKKK, encoded by the exons ATGGATAATGAATGGATGCATCTGCCTTCTAAGCTTGTACCCGAGTATGAAGAAGGGGTAAAAAAATTTATAGCACAAGCTAGGAACTATGCAAAAACACGTGAAGTAATCTTATGTCCTTGCAAGCATTGTAAAAATAAGAAGTATCTGAAATTTAACCAAGTTTACGACCATTTAATTATTAAGGGGTTCGATCCTTCTTACACTATTTGGGTCTTCCATGGTGAAACTTATAACTCACAATCTGAAGCTGAAGGTAGTTCAGTAGGAGTTCAGAAAAAGGATGAAACTAGAGAG GTTGGACACACTATAGCTGAGGCAAAGGATTATGAGCTTGATGATTTATTAAAAGATGTGGAAACTCCTCTCTTCCCTGTTTGTACATCTTACACAAAGTTGTCAGCAGTCGTCACACTATACAATTACAAGTCTACTAATGGTCACACAGACAATAGTTTCAATGAGCTCCTTAAGATTTTAGGTGACGTGCTTCCAGAAAACAACACACTTCCACAAACTGTTTACATGATGAGAAAGTTGTTGAAACCTTTTGATTTAGGATATGAGAAGATTCATGCTTGCCCAAATGATT ATCCTAGAAATCTCCGCCTTGGTCTTGCAACAGATGGATGCAACCCTTTTGGTGATCTTAGTTACAGATATAGTTGCTGGCCACTTATTTTGGTCAATTATAACCTTTCTCCATTGTTGTGCATAACAAAGGAAAATCTTATGCTGACATTACGGATTCCAGGTCTGAAGCAACCGGGAAATGATATAGATGTATACTTGGAACCCTTTGTGGTGGATTTGAAGGAGTTGTGGGAAACCGGTGTGGAGGCGTATGATGCATTTAGCAAGTCAATGTTCAATCTGAAGGCTATTTTGATGTGGACAATCAATGATTTTCCAGCTTATGGAAACCTAGCTGGATGTGCCACAAAATGGAAACTCGGTTGCCAAATATATAATGAAAACATATGTTCTATGTGGTTTAAGTATAGTAGAAAGTTTGCATACTTAGGCCACAGAAGATTTCTTGCTCCTAATCATCCTTTTCGTCAGAAAAAGAAGTGGTTTAATagggaaaaaaaaaagtaa